The Candidatus Thiothrix anitrata genome includes the window CTGCGTTCAGCGTGTTTATGCAAGGTTTGCACGAGCGGTTACAACGCCAAGTTAACGCCAAACAGCCGGTGGAAAAATTACTGTTTGTGGCGCGTGACGGTTTCTTGTTTGATCAGATGTACCGCAAAACCGCTACCCAAGCCGTGCCATCCGAATACGTGTATTTATCGCGTAAAGTGATTACCGCAGCAGCGACGGCGGACGGTTTGGATCACGAAAAAGCGATTGTGGCGTTTTACAATCCCAAACAGGAAGGGTTGGCTTCGGTGTGCAAGGTATACGGTTTGCCGGAACAGCTTTTGCAACCGTTGGCGCGTGAACACGGTTTCAGCAATTTCGCCGAACCCATTCACCAGTGGGACGACACCCGTTTACACAATTTCCTCAAAGATCAGCGGGTGCAAACCATTGTGCGCCGTGTTGGTGCGAAACACCGGGCGTTGCTGGAGCGTTATCTGGAGCAAGTCGGCTTTTTTGCGCATCGGCATGTTGCATTAGTGGATATTGGCTGGAATGGCACGGTGCAAAAATTCCTCAAGCAAGCGTTTGGAACGCGGGCTGATTTCCCGATTTTGCACGGTTATTACTTTGCGTTTGTGCCGAAATTGTACGCGGATTTTGGCGAAAACAACCATTGCGAAGGCATTGTGCATGATTCGCGCCGGGGTAATGCGTGCGAACGGATTCCGGCAGAATTTGAGGAAATCTTTGAGCAAGGGGCGCGTTCGTGGGAAGCAACCACGATTGGCTACCGCGATTGCGACGGGCGCATTGAGCCAGTGTTAAAACCCGATAGCGCACCGGATCGTCAGGCAGAATTGCGTTGCAATGCGTCGGTAGCGCGGATGCAAGAAGGCATTTTGTGCCATTGGGAGCATTTTCAGGCGGTGCAGCAATTGACCGGATACGCGAGCCAACAATTGTTGCCTTACGTGCATGGCATTTTAGAGCGTGCGGTGGTTTATCCCACCCGCGAAGAAGCACGCGAATTGACCCGCTTGGTACATACCGAAGATTTTGGGCACGATCACGTCTTGGCGTTGGGAAATCGCGCTTTGGGGATCGGGGATTTATTGCGCCCGCGTCGTTTATTACAAAATATGAAAGTAGCCGCGTGGCGGTATGCGTTGCTGGATAAAATCCCGACAGGATTGCCTAACTTTGCCTGTCGCATCGCGTATTTGCACACCGTAGAAAAATAAATCGGGCATTGGGAGAAGGGCGTTATGGTACTTAGTCCGGCTAAGTTGTTTGTGTACGCGCTGGCATTCCGGTTTTCATCCGGGCGCGGGCGGTGTTTTAGTCCCGGTTTTAAAGCGTTGTGTGTGTGGTATGCGCGGCGTGCAGGGGCATTAGTGGCGGATCGTTCCGCGCTAAAATGGTGGCGCGTCAAATGGGAACGGCAGTGAACGCGCCCACCGTACCCGTACAGGTTTTACTGTCAACCTGGAACGGTGCGCGTTGGTTACCTGCTTTATTGGAATCGTTGCAACAGCAAAGTTTTCAAGACTGGCAATTGCTGGTACGGGATGACGGTTCTACCGATCAAACCTTGCGGATTCTGCTGGAATGGCAGGATCAGTTTCCTGAAAAAGTCGCAGGCATTTTAGCGGATGGGGTAAATCTGGGCAGTACTCGCAGTTTCAGCCGTTTGGTGGAAATCAGCACCGCTGAGTTTTTATGCTTTTGCGATCAGGACGATGTGTGGTTCCCGGAAAAACTAGAGGTGCAATACCAGCATTTGCGTCGTCTGCAAGGTGAATACGGAGAACACACACCGCTGTTAGTGCATTCCGATTTAGCAGTGATTGATCAGCATAAAGAAATCTTGGCGGTATCGTTTTGGGAATCGCGTGATTTTGATTTGGCACAGGATAAACGTGCGTACTTGCTGGATAATGTTGTAACGGGCTGCGCGACTGCA containing:
- a CDS encoding glycosyltransferase produces the protein MNAPTVPVQVLLSTWNGARWLPALLESLQQQSFQDWQLLVRDDGSTDQTLRILLEWQDQFPEKVAGILADGVNLGSTRSFSRLVEISTAEFLCFCDQDDVWFPEKLEVQYQHLRRLQGEYGEHTPLLVHSDLAVIDQHKEILAVSFWESRDFDLAQDKRAYLLDNVVTGCATAFNRAAAAKAFPAPLQAMQHDRWLALVCSWFGHIRAIPYPLLLYRQHEHNQLGANGGSVRGLEARVQAWGAQAEAFLCRFGDELWAEDYRHVEALAELRHLRGWERRQHILRHRLFKQRVLASLALLLFA
- a CDS encoding HAD family hydrolase yields the protein MPEKLVVRDWQKIRSWLEPRIEAGQVRLISLDVFDTLLARCVEPPVLVQHAVCRAVGKQVGIAPSVVWQARQHAEQQLRAEAVEAGFDPECRYVELLPRWMDELFKEHDPSIGRFMCQTELALEDLALHVKPDAQVFMDWVREQGVKMVAMSDMYFNSDLLCELLGRKGLLHYFEHVYVSADTQEGKYTGKLFRRMLQAQSVRAGQVVHIGDNPISDRRVACQEGLQGVWLYEKKDLRRRERLALSASMAQRGGIWTGRHFFDTVQTRIQQNDGLNPRNFFFRYGRDVLGPAFSVFMQGLHERLQRQVNAKQPVEKLLFVARDGFLFDQMYRKTATQAVPSEYVYLSRKVITAAATADGLDHEKAIVAFYNPKQEGLASVCKVYGLPEQLLQPLAREHGFSNFAEPIHQWDDTRLHNFLKDQRVQTIVRRVGAKHRALLERYLEQVGFFAHRHVALVDIGWNGTVQKFLKQAFGTRADFPILHGYYFAFVPKLYADFGENNHCEGIVHDSRRGNACERIPAEFEEIFEQGARSWEATTIGYRDCDGRIEPVLKPDSAPDRQAELRCNASVARMQEGILCHWEHFQAVQQLTGYASQQLLPYVHGILERAVVYPTREEARELTRLVHTEDFGHDHVLALGNRALGIGDLLRPRRLLQNMKVAAWRYALLDKIPTGLPNFACRIAYLHTVEK